From Fusobacterium sp. FSA-380-WT-3A, a single genomic window includes:
- the rpsI gene encoding 30S ribosomal protein S9, translating into MNQFRGTGRRKTSVARVRLIPGEKGIVINGKEMKEYFGGREILSKIVEQPLVLTETLDKYQVIVNVYGGGNSGQAGAIRHGVARALLLADETLRGALKEAGFLTRDSRMVERKKFGRRKARRSPQFSKR; encoded by the coding sequence ATGAATCAATTTAGAGGAACTGGAAGAAGAAAAACTTCTGTAGCAAGAGTAAGATTAATTCCTGGAGAAAAAGGAATTGTTATAAACGGTAAAGAAATGAAAGAATATTTTGGAGGAAGAGAAATCCTTTCTAAAATAGTTGAGCAACCATTAGTTTTAACTGAAACTTTAGATAAATATCAAGTTATAGTTAATGTTTATGGAGGAGGAAACTCTGGACAAGCTGGAGCAATCAGACATGGAGTTGCAAGAGCTTTATTATTAGCTGATGAAACTTTAAGAGGAGCTTTAAAAGAAGCTGGATTCTTAACTAGAGACTCAAGAATGGTTGAAAGAAAAAAATTCGGAAGAAGAAAAGCAAGAAGAAGTCCTCAATTCTCAAAAAGATAA
- a CDS encoding aminopeptidase: protein MLYKKTNGWKNISSEKMEEIFAMGEEYKKVLDLGKTEREFVELATSFAKECGFVDARLKTYLVPGDKIYYLNRHKNIVLAVIGKEDILKGINYIVSHIDSPRLDLKQNPLYEEFELAYMKTHYYGGIKKYQWASIPLALHGVVVLSNGEKVKVSIGEHEGDPVFTVPDILPHLDRKVQGDRTAREVIKGEELQIIVGSIPTTIEDKEIKDLVKYNILEKLNKIYGMIEEDFISAELELVPSQKAKDVGLDRSMIGAYGQDDRICAYTSLRAILDIHEVPERTIVCFLADKEETGSDGATGLQSEFIDYFTSDMIYKIKGNYSDLYLKEVFWNSKALSSDVNAGIDPIFKSVHDSQNAPQLGYGVVIVKYTGSGGKYSTNDADAEYVGEIRKMLNDNNILWQTGMLGKVDEGGGGTVAKYLSKKGINTIDIGPALLAMHSPFEISSKLDVFETYRAYKAFYKGQKQEEKKYIPKSNKIYL from the coding sequence ATGTTATACAAAAAAACTAATGGTTGGAAAAATATTTCTTCTGAAAAAATGGAAGAGATATTTGCCATGGGAGAAGAATACAAAAAAGTTTTAGACCTTGGAAAAACAGAAAGAGAGTTTGTTGAGTTAGCTACTAGTTTTGCAAAAGAATGTGGGTTCGTAGATGCTAGATTAAAGACTTATCTTGTTCCTGGAGATAAAATTTACTACCTTAATAGACATAAAAATATAGTTCTTGCTGTAATTGGTAAAGAAGATATTTTAAAAGGAATAAATTATATAGTTTCTCATATAGATTCTCCTAGACTTGATTTAAAACAAAATCCATTATATGAAGAATTTGAACTAGCTTATATGAAAACACATTATTATGGTGGAATAAAAAAATATCAATGGGCTTCAATTCCATTAGCTCTTCATGGAGTAGTAGTTCTTTCTAATGGAGAAAAAGTAAAAGTTTCTATAGGAGAACATGAAGGAGACCCTGTATTTACAGTTCCAGATATATTACCTCATCTAGACAGAAAAGTTCAAGGAGATAGAACTGCTAGAGAAGTTATAAAAGGAGAAGAATTACAAATAATTGTAGGTTCAATTCCAACAACTATAGAGGATAAAGAAATAAAAGATTTAGTAAAATATAATATTTTAGAAAAACTTAATAAAATATATGGAATGATAGAAGAAGATTTTATTTCAGCTGAATTGGAGTTAGTTCCAAGTCAAAAAGCTAAAGATGTAGGATTAGATAGGTCTATGATTGGAGCTTATGGTCAAGACGATAGGATTTGTGCTTATACATCTTTAAGAGCTATTCTTGATATTCATGAAGTACCAGAAAGAACAATAGTATGTTTCTTAGCTGATAAAGAGGAAACAGGTTCTGATGGAGCAACAGGTCTTCAAAGTGAATTTATAGATTATTTTACAAGTGACATGATTTATAAAATAAAAGGAAATTATTCAGATTTATATTTAAAAGAAGTTTTTTGGAATTCTAAAGCACTTTCTTCAGATGTTAATGCTGGAATAGATCCAATATTTAAAAGTGTTCATGACTCTCAAAATGCCCCACAACTTGGATATGGAGTTGTTATAGTAAAATATACAGGTTCTGGTGGAAAATATAGTACTAATGATGCTGATGCTGAATATGTTGGAGAAATTAGAAAAATGTTAAATGATAACAATATATTATGGCAAACAGGAATGTTAGGAAAAGTTGATGAAGGTGGAGGAGGAACAGTTGCTAAATATCTATCAAAAAAAGGAATTAATACAATAGATATTGGTCCAGCTTTACTTGCTATGCATTCACCATTTGAGATTTCTTCTAAATTAGATGTATTTGAAACTTATAGAGCTTATAAAGCTTTTTATAAAGGGCAAAAACAAGAAGAGAAAAAATATATTCCAAAAAGTAATAAAATATATTTATAA
- the rplM gene encoding 50S ribosomal protein L13, whose protein sequence is MKKYTVMQRKEDVVRDWYHYDAEGVVLGRLAVEIAKKLMGKEKVSFTPHVDGGDYVVVTNIDKVVVTGKKMTDKLYYRHSGFPGGISKRTFAEVITKKPEDALMLAVKRMLPKNKLGREQLTRLRLFVGAEHDHVAQKPTKVEM, encoded by the coding sequence GTGAAAAAATACACTGTAATGCAAAGAAAAGAAGATGTTGTTAGAGATTGGTATCACTACGACGCTGAAGGAGTAGTTTTAGGAAGATTAGCAGTAGAAATCGCTAAAAAATTAATGGGAAAAGAAAAAGTTTCTTTCACACCTCATGTTGATGGAGGAGATTATGTAGTAGTTACTAACATAGATAAAGTAGTAGTTACTGGAAAGAAAATGACAGATAAACTATATTATAGACACTCTGGATTCCCAGGAGGAATTAGCAAAAGAACTTTTGCTGAAGTTATAACTAAAAAACCAGAAGATGCTTTAATGCTAGCTGTAAAAAGAATGCTTCCAAAAAATAAATTAGGAAGAGAACAATTAACAAGATTAAGATTATTTGTTGGTGCTGAGCACGATCATGTTGCACAAAAACCTACAAAGGTAGAAATGTAA